A section of the Kluyveromyces lactis strain NRRL Y-1140 chromosome F complete sequence genome encodes:
- a CDS encoding MFS transporter (weakly similar to uniprot|P25568 Saccharomyces cerevisiae YCL038C), producing MNEMLESTPLKPNSTGCSTLSGSKKLTADASVQELVCEHDETFQQEQISSASCNFKDSQLSKWDTRKTYLVWLLICFSTGPTAAMMRSYVPATIQTTAHALGHPKGSSGPCLATGDDCYVTFSYGTVQYTSFSLYLKAIYTSLEGAIAILMMAFADYSDYRKWLMIGATASYGIFAIPFYWLSDTKKYQTLVQQSVLYCLMLCFGTIYQITESSYIPVFMNARKLALQDEHNSKQGGVMLRGVNVSTWGLVVGNIGGIIASLVGVIITHASSHPSNKDFLLAVTVAGFVTTFISIICANLIPSLKGKEFQNKGVRDLIIMPLVRFKEIFMDLLDYREAFKFCVAWVLWNIAYSNFLSVFGLLFRSTMGIGSSDAEFAIWQFMNLIVACLGPLCWMAFYSYACSNKPSFYSITYMKRSLYGMLLVGTFTNFWGCLGTNFNSKVGFKYRWEFWLFQILFVSTSSGIRTINRVAYSAMLPTGKENQYFGFEVMLGLCTGWSESLIVALLQDKTGNSRMPFIPNTLLYLVALLLFFSVDVEKGMKQAGKCG from the coding sequence ATGAATGAAATGCTGGAAAGTACACCTCTCAAACCGAATAGCACCGGCTGTTCTACTCTGTCAGGCTCCAAAAAACTGACAGCTGATGCTTCAGTACAAGAGCTTGTGTGTGAACATGATGAGACATTCCAACAAGAACAGATTTCGTCTGCATCATGCAATTTCAAAGACTCTCAACTATCCAAGTGGGATACCAGGAAGACTTACCTTGTTTGGCTATTAATCTGCTTTTCTACAGGTCCTACGGCTGCGATGATGAGATCGTATGTCCCTGCAACGATACAAACAACAGCACATGCGTTAGGTCATCCAAAAGGTTCATCTGGTCCCTGTTTAGCCACAGGGGACGACTGTTATGTTACTTTTAGTTACGGAACAGTTCAATACACGTCTTTTTCTCTCTACTTAAAGGCCATTTATACGTCTTTAGAAGGTGCGATTGCAATTTTAATGATGGCCTTCGCTGATTATTCGGACTATAGAAAATGGCTAATGATTGGCGCAACGGCATCGTATGGTATCTTTGCTATTCCATTCTACTGGTTATCCGATACtaaaaaatatcaaacCTTAGTCCAGCAATCAGTGTTGTATTGTCTTATGCTTTGCTTTGGTACAATATACCAAATCACTGAAAGCTCATACATTCCTGTCTTTATGAATGCAAGAAAACTTGCTTTACAAGATGAGCACAATTCAAAACAAGGTGGGGTCATGTTGCGAGGTGTTAACGTCAGCACCTGGGGTCTTGTTGTTGGAAATATTGGGGGAATTATCGCTTCTTTAGTTGGAGTTATTATTACCCATGCATCTTCTCATCCTTCAAACAAGGACTTTCTATTGGCAGTGACTGTTGCAGGATTCGTCACTACATTTATATCAATTATATGTGCAAACCTAATACCGAGcttgaaaggaaaagaatTCCAGAATAAAGGTGTGAGAGATTTGATAATAATGCCATTGGTtagattcaaagaaatttttaTGGATTTATTGGATTACAGAGAAGCATTCAAATTCTGTGTTGCTTGGGTACTTTGGAATATTGCGTATTCGAATTTTCTCTCGGTATTCGGATTACTCTTCAGATCGACCATGGGAATCGGTTCATCGGATGCTGAGTTTGCCATTTGGCAATTTATGAACCTAATAGTTGCCTGTTTAGGGCCATTATGTTGGATGGCATTTTACTCGTACGCCTGCAGCAACAAACCAAGCTTCTACAGCATCACGTACATGAAACGATCATTGTATGGGATGTTGTTAGTGGGAACATTCACCAATTTTTGGGGATGTCTAGGAACTAACTTCAATAGTAAGGTTGGCTTTAAATATCGATGGGAATTCTGGTTATTTCAGATTTTGTTCGTTAGCACAAGTTCTGGTATCAGAACAATCAACCGCGTTGCATATAGTGCAATGTTACCTACAGGTAAAGAAAACCAATATTTTGGCTTTGAAGTAATGCTTGGTTTATGTACTGGTTGGTCTGAATCTTTGATTGTTGCTTTACTTCAAGATAAGACAGGGAACTCCAGGATGCCATTCATTCCGAACACATTATTATATTTGGTGGCTCTACTACTATTCTTCAGTGTCGATGTAGAAAAAGGGATGAAGCAAGCCGGGAAATGTGGTTAA
- a CDS encoding uncharacterized protein (similar to uniprot|P40445 Saccharomyces cerevisiae YIL166C Hypothetical ORF, member of the Dal5p subfamily of the major facilitator family): MVDFEKQRVDSDVKRISLSSYDVELRSQDSLDSDNPFSDPLIAEYYRALYEESKYESRSAFDPAFTWTKEEEKKLLWKLNFRVAFVACFLFIALQLDRGNLSQAVADNLLEDLHMDTNDFNLGNQLFYLSFFLAELPSQLISKRLGPDIFIPIQICAWSVVAMAQAAMHNKAGFLICRCLIGALEGGFIADLVLWLTYFFTSKELSIRLSWFWTSLSIVQVVSALLAYGILRMRGIGGLAGWQYLFLLEGILTFLIGLSGFYLMVPGAVQTKNWMHPKGWFTEREEKIVVNRVLRDDPSKGDMHNRQPISFKLLWSAISDYDLWPIYLIGLIAYVPMNTVSTYLTLTLKSVGFSTLNVQLLSIPYQVIHITLLIGVTWYAERIDQRAYMGVIASIWNALFLGVLRWWKGSLVEAWPTFALCTLLLGGPYVHAICVSWVSRNSNSIKTRALSSALYNMAVQVGAIYSTQIYRKNDAPLYHTGNTVLFAISIAGIPVFLFAKWYYRTRNKRKEAIWSQMSEDERVEYIQTTSDQANKRLDFRFAE, from the coding sequence ATGGTGGATTTTGAAAAACAGAGGGTTGACTCGGATGTGAAAAGGATTTCACTATCCAGTTATGATGTTGAATTACGTTCTCAGGATTCATTGGATAGTGATAATCCGTTTAGTGATCCCCTGATCGCCGAATATTATCGTGCACTATATGAAGAAAGCAAATACGAGAGTAGAAGCGCATTTGATCCGGCGTTCACATGGACAAAGGAAGAGGAGAAGAAATTGCTTTGGAAGTTGAACTTCAGAGTTGCATTTGTGGCatgttttttgtttattgCTCTTCAATTGGACCGTGGTAATTTATCTCAGGCAGTGGCCGACAATCTTCTTGAAGATTTACACATGGATACCAATGACTTTAATTTGGGTAACCAATTGTTCTACCTCTCCTTTTTCCTTGCAGAATTGCCTTCTCAGttgatttccaaaagatTGGGTCctgatattttcattcCCATTCAAATTTGTGCTTGGTCCGTCGTTGCCATGGCGCAGGCTGCTATGCATAATAAAGCAGGGTTTTTGATCTGCAGATGTTTGATTGGAGCTCTCGAGGGTGGATTTATTGCTGACCTTGTTTTATGGCTAACTTACTTCTTCACTAGTAAAGAACTTTCAATCAGGTTATCATGGTTCTGGACTAGTTTATCAATCGTTCAAGTTGTGAGTGCTTTACTGGCGTACGGTATTTTAAGAATGAGAGGCATCGGTGGTCTTGCTGGATGGCAATACTTGTTCTTGCTAGAAGGAATTTTAACCTTCCTCATTGGTCTTTCCGGTTTTTATCTAATGGTCCCTGGCGCCGTCCAAACGAAAAATTGGATGCATCCAAAGGGGTGGTTCACAGAAAGAGAGGAAAAGATTGTTGTTAACAGAGTTCTTAGAGATGATCCATCTAAAGGTGACATGCATAATAGACAACCGATCTCTTTCAAGTTGCTGTGGAGTGCTATCTCTGATTATGATCTATGGCCAATTTACTTGATTGGGTTGATTGCTTATGTCCCAATGAACACTGTATCGACATATCTAACATTAACACTAAAATCTGTGGGATTCAGCACTTTGAATGTGCAGCTACTTTCTATTCCATACCAAGTTATCCACATTACTCTTCTCATTGGAGTTACTTGGTACGCAGAAAGAATTGACCAAAGAGCGTACATGGGAGTTATCGCTTCGATTTGGAATGCCTTGTTCCTTGGTGTTCTAAGATGGTGGAAGGGATCCCTAGTTGAGGCATGGCCTACATTCGCGTTGTGTACATTATTACTGGGTGGTCCATACGTGCATGCAATCTGTGTTAGTTGGGTCTCTAGAAACTCCAATTCTATCAAAACTAGAGCTTTGAGTTCTGCATTGTATAATATGGCCGTTCAAGTAGGTGCAATTTATTCCACTCAAATCTACAGAAAAAATGATGCACCGTTGTATCATACCGGTAACACCGTTCTATTTGCGATATCCATTGCAGGTATTCCGGTTTTCCTCTTTGCGAAATGGTATTACCGCACAAGAAACAAGCGAAAGGAAGCTATCTGGAGCCAAATGTCCGAGGACGAACGTGTCGAATATATCCAAACGACCAGCGACCAAGCAAATAAAAGATTAGATTTTAGATTTGCTGAGTGA
- a CDS encoding uncharacterized protein (similar to uniprot|P38318 Saccharomyces cerevisiae YBR220C Hypothetical ORF), protein MALPPHDRKQFYLLVVLYLLQGIPVGLTFGTIPFILKSSQRQTSFVTIGLFSMATYPYSFKILWSPIVDSWYSQKVGRRRSWIIPVQFVTGITLLTLGYCISKDKILPKDVSKVDMKALTSVFLFLVILCSTQDIAVDGWALNILSKESLSYASTAQTIGLNIGYFMSFTIFLSLSSDEFMQKYFHRDRLFQLSSYLTFTGLLYLAVTFYVSLFTSEKVHVETHSHIKKDDDEKMIEYQPDEEEDNESHDLINIYRLFIKVMKLPSVQTLAIVHLISKFAFQCNDAATNLKLLEKGLKREDLAITVLINFPFELLFGFYVARLSRAGYSFNNKIIRAVAGDARTLTPWIIGFIGRLSAAILGNVVVYLFPEDESEISMSFFLLVLCQHLLGSFMSTFQFVSMSAFHTQVADPVIGGTYMTLLNTLSNLGGTWPRLLIMSMIDFFSKYDCTGVPLIQGQSLTKEQCVSIGGQLNTIRDGYYITNLFCIVSGLLIFTTYLKPTAIKLCKVPLDQWKVSN, encoded by the coding sequence ATGGCTTTACCTCCGCATGATAGGAAGCAATTCTATCTCCTAGTGGTATTATATCTTTTGCAAGGCATACCTGTGGGGTTAACCTTTGGAACGATCCCATTCATATTGAAATCCTCCCAAAGACAAACCTCCTTCGTAACCATTGGGTTGTTTTCAATGGCTACATATCCATACTCATTCAAAATCCTATGGTCACCGATAGTTGATTCATGGTACTCCCAGAAGGTAGGTCGTCGGAGATCGTGGATCATTCCCGTTCAATTCGTTACAGGAATAACGTTATTGACGCTTGGATATTGCATTTCAAAAGACAAGATATTACCAAAAGATGTCTCAAAAGTTGACATGAAGGCTCTTACCTCGGTGTTCTTGTTTCTGGTCATTTTGTGTTCCACCCAAGACATTGCTGTTGATGGATGGGCCCTTAACATATTAAGTAAGGAAAGCTTGAGTTATGCATCGACTGCTCAAACGATCGGATTGAACATCGGATATTTTATGAgttttaccattttccTAAGTTTAAGCAGTGATGAATTTATGCAGAAGTACTTCCATCGCGATAGATTATTCCAGTTATCATCATATTTAACGTTTACCGGACTGTTATATCTTGCTGTAACGTTTTATGTGAGCTTATTTACATCAGAAAAGGTACATGTGGAGACACATTCCcatatcaagaaagatgaCGACGAAAAAATGATAGAATACCAAcctgatgaagaagaagacaacGAAAGCCATGATTTGATTAACATTTACAGATTATTCATTAAGGTGATGAAATTACCCAGCGTTCAAACACTAGCCATTGTTCATCTAATATCCAAGTTTGCATTCCAGTGTAACGATGCAGCTACTAACTTAAAATTGCTCGAGAAAGGTTTGAAACGGGAAGATTTAGCCATTACagttttgatcaatttccCCTTCGAGCTCTTATTCGGCTTCTACGTGGCCAGGTTATCAAGAGCTGGTTACTCCTTTAATAATAAAATTATCAGGGCCGTTGCTGGAGATGCAAGAACGTTGACCCCATGGATCATCGGGTTCATTGGCCGTTTATCTGCCGCTATTCTCGGAAACGTTGTTGTTTATCTTTTCCCAGAAGATGAATCCGAGATCAGCATGTCATTTTTCCTACTAGTCTTGTGCCAACATCTATTGGGATCCTTCATGAGCACCTTCCAATTCGTCAGCATGTCTGCTTTCCATACCCAAGTAGCAGATCCAGTCATCGGAGGAACGTATATGACTCTCCTAAACACGTTGAGCAACCTTGGTGGTACATGGCCCAGACTGCTGATTATGAGCATGAttgacttcttctccaaGTACGACTGCACAGGCGTGCCCCTCATTCAAGGCCAATCTCTAACTAAAGAGCAATGCGTCAGCATTGGTGGCCAGCTGAATACAATAAGAGATGGCTATTATATCACCAATTTATTCTGCATTGTATCAGGCCTGCTCATATTCACTACTTACCTAAAACCTACTGCTATAAAACTATGCAAAGTGCCATTAGACCAATGGAAAGTGTCCAATTAA
- a CDS encoding Zn(II)2Cys6 transcription factor (some similarities with uniprot|P35995 Saccharomyces cerevisiae YKL222c), producing the protein MSKGPLEGQNSNETQTACKKSTNDDAISDFATEMSVLYNKNEAAQDIGTGNSEESAGIGSHNNDEEHYSDKNASTSNGKVRKRRKVIKSCTFCRKRKLKCDRKRPMCTGCKMRGLSECVYTDGYNFDISHDDVYNKSPNLQLLNEIESLKQQLKVEGTEKHLEPETLKRLSIYGLIKKEANPLVRCKYVMKKHDRIIRYGCTSTRTIIRLSSENVTNYFQEVLMVHKKERLKLKARTGTSMLYELQRIETPWSLGMVISDLPKYSELCTAVMHSFGYKGFHLHNIFSEDKIMQYLTDCFKVVDDRIIELIPHSKLNYYPIAIVLHLYTILKDQMPHSFISFFVMLIGQNTAKICYIERVQFLLLHYIWKSSRHQSGGDNSHLLAVVELMVMSALDVGLNDSIDALQGDERILKNLWNWILFYDITIAFDIGRPLLVSAEMFDTESLWKESEPLSDEPNQEFGAAFMRKLRKFIFYGRSILNGLHTRDKIPDLDLYTNFMETLLDEIWPENIDYFAADKTLSRPLPLAEMVLSFPILSIICTLRNLKRLWFKDTSASNSNAFGKYTMMSTDLVFGSIVKCYQLDYEESHGNVMQSSSLASNLRFLIGAISSHWIRALMQGYELLYSMALSAKFINAERTTFCSESGTPSENSNFLHVIL; encoded by the coding sequence ATGAGTAAAGGACCTTTGGAGGGCCAAAATTCTAACGAGACTCAGACAGCTTGTAAGAAATCAACCAATGACGATGCAATATCTGATTTTGCTACCGAAATGAGCGTTCTTTATAACAAAAATGAAGCGGCACAAGATATTGGAACGGGAAATTCTGAAGAAAGCGCTGGGATCGGCAGTCATAACAACGATGAGGAACATTATAGCGATAAGAACGCTAGCACGAGTAATGGCAAAGtaagaaagagaaggaaaGTTATTAAATCATGCACTTTTTGTCGTAAACGTAAATTGAAGTGTGATCGTAAGCGTCCCATGTGTACTGGGTGCAAGATGAGAGGTCTATCTGAGTGTGTTTACACCGATGGGTATAATTTTGACATCTCACATGATGATGTATACAATAAGAGCCCAAACTTGCAATTACTAAATGAAATAGAAAGCTTGAAGCAACAATTAAAGGTAGAGGGTACAGAGAAGCATCTAGAGCCAGAGACGTTGAAGAGGTTGTCGATATACGGCttgataaagaaagaagcgAATCCTTTAGTACGGTGTAAATATGTCATGAAAAAGCACGATAGGATCATTCGTTATGGTTGTACATCTACTAGAACAATCATTAGACTGAGTAGTGAAAATGTGACTAATTATTTCCAAGAAGTGCTCATGGTACATAAGAAGGAAAGGTTGAAACTTAAGGCAAGAACAGGAACTTCGATGTTATATGAATTGCAAAGGATTGAAACTCCTTGGTCACTCGGTATGGTTATATCAGACCTTCCAAAGTATTCTGAGCTTTGTACCGCGGTAATGCATTCTTTCGGCTACAAAGGATTTCACCTTCATAATATCTTTTCAGAAGATAAAATCATGCAGTATCTTACCGATTGTTTTAAAGTAGTTGATGACCGTATCATTGAGCTTATCCCTCACAGTAAATTAAACTACTACCCTATTGCGATAGTGTTGCACTTATATACAATTTTGAAGGATCAGATGCCCCATAGCTTTATCAGTTTTTTCGTTATGTTAATTGGCCAGAATACTGCAAAAATCTGCTATATTGAACGAGTTCAATTCCTTTTACTACACTATATTTGGAAATCCTCAAGACATCAAAGTGGTGGTGATAATTCGCACTTACTTGCCGTTGTAGAACTGATGGTAATGTCAGCTTTGGATGTTGGATTGAACGATTCAATTGACGCTTTGCAGGGTGATGAAAGAATACTTAAAAACTTATGGAACTGGATTCTCTTCTATGACATTACCATTGCTTTTGATATTGGTCGTCCACTTTTGGTTTCTGCAGAGATGTTTGATACAGAGTCATTATGGAAAGAAAGCGAACCTCTGTCTGATGAGCCAAATCAAGAGTTTGGAGCTGCCTTTATGAGAAAATTACGGAAATTTATCTTTTACGGTAGATCAATCCTAAATGGTCTCCATACTAGAGATAAAATACCTGATTTGGATCTTTACACGAATTTTATGGAAACCTTGTTGGACGAAATTTGGCCTGAAAATATTGATTACTTTGCAGCCGATAAAACTCTCTCTAGACCCTTGCCGCTAGCGGAAATGGTTCTTTCCTTCCCAATTCTCAGTATTATTTGCACGCtaagaaatttgaaacGATTATGGTTCAAAGATACATCAGCTTCTAACAGTAACGCCTTCGGAAAATATACCATGATGTCCACAGACTTGGTCTTCGGTTCAATCGTAAAATGTTACCAGTTAGACTATGAAGAATCTCACGGCAATGTCATGCAGTCCTCATCGTTAGCTTCAAATCTAAGATTTTTGATCGGAGCTATATCTTCGCATTGGATCAGAGCTCTAATGCAGGGATATGAACTCCTATATTCAATGGCTTTGAGCGCGAAATTTATCAATGCCGAACGAACAACCTTTTGTAGTGAATCGGGAACCCCTTCCGAAAACTCCAATTTCCTTCATGTCATACTATAA
- the SCS3 gene encoding Scs3p (similar to uniprot|Q75EB2 Ashbya gossypii AAR165W AAR165Wp and weakly similar to YGL126W uniprot|P53012 Saccharomyces cerevisiae SCS3 Protein required for inositol prototrophy) produces MKRVFWLLCPVLFLAPYVLPISLGTADKDGILNVYFVKFGWFWTSVISCLCVIRYSNIVNHWKRYLLLTLWWMIFTQEVFGLTPLMDLVFLNSGGICSFDIFSTDGNEQTLNLQFHDNEFRRLRGIRRMLNWLGNVHGSETLLSALNSIISEDSSEYTPELAAELSELSKLVKSSAGCSYAGGHWVGGHDPSGHIFLITLMLMLMFGELSLYQSRAFRHLQNTYKRFLNRAGSQLLQLLDNSALANLWIHDDHDDDSQWWFKFLFQPPLSCYQTLMTLIYLILRFIIWENPILLLFTLTALWSYSFVVTVMLFHTFWEQLSGFVAAYLVCILVYQFF; encoded by the coding sequence ATGAAACGGGTATTTTGGTTGTTATGTccagttttatttttagCTCCCTATGTTTTGCCGATTTCACTTGGAACAGCTGATAAAGATGGAATACTGAACGTATATTTTGTTAAGTTTGGTTGGTTTTGGACATCGGTAATATCATGCTTATGTGTGATAAGGTACTCTAATATAGTCAACCATTGGAAAAGGTACCTGCTATTAACGTTATGGTGGATGATATTTACCCAAGAAGTATTTGGATTGACGCCGCTAATGGATCTAGTGTTCCTTAACAGCGGAGGAATTTGTTCATTTGACATATTTAGTACAGATGGCAATGAACAGACACTGAATTTGCAATTCCATGACAATGAGTTTAGAAGGCTTAGGGGAATACGAAGGATGCTAAATTGGCTTGGTAATGTGCATGGTAGTGAAACACTTTTATCTGCGTTGAACTCTATTATCTCGGAAGATAGTTCAGAGTATACTCCAGAACTTGCTGCTGAATTATCTGAATTATCCAAATTGGTGAAGTCAAGTGCTGGTTGCTCATATGCTGGAGGACACTGGGTTGGCGGACATGATCCAAGTGGAcatatatttttgataacaCTTATGCTTATGTTGATGTTTGGGGAGTTATCATTATATCAAAGTCGTGCATTTAGACACTTGCAAAATACTTATAAAAGATTTTTGAACCGGGCAGGTAGTCAGTTATTACAACTTCTAGATAATAGTGCATTGGCTAATTTATGGATTCATGATGATCATGATGATGATTCACAATGGTGGTTCAagtttctctttcaacCTCCATTGTCATGTTACCAGACCTTAATGACCTTAATATATCTGATTCTGAGGTTTATAATTTGGGAAAATCCGATACTATTACTATTCACTTTAACAGCGTTGTGGTCATACTCATTTGTAGTGACAGTAATGCTCTTTCACACATTTTGGGAGCAGTTATCCGGGTTTGTTGCTGCATATTTGGTTTGCATTCTTGTGtatcaattcttttaa
- the HSP60 gene encoding chaperone ATPase HSP60 (highly similar to uniprot|P19882 Saccharomyces cerevisiae YLR259C HSP60 Tetradecameric mitochondrial chaperonin required for ATP-dependent folding of precursor polypeptides and complex assembly; prevents aggregation and mediates protein refolding after heat shock; role in mtDNA transmission; similarity to groEL): protein MLRSTVKPGNLTLKRSTQLLSRRLYSSHKELKFGVEGRAALLKGVETLAEAVSATLGPKGRNVLIEQPFGAPKITKDGVTVARAITLEDKFENMGAKLLQEVASKTNEAAGDGTTSATVLGKAIFTESVKNVAAGCNPMDLRRGTQAAVEKVIQYLSENKKEITTSAEIAQVATISANGDAHVGKLLASAMEKVGKEGVITIREGRTLEDELEVTEGMRFDRGFISPYFITDAKSGKVEFEKPLILLSEKKISSIQDILPSLELSNQTRRPLLIIAEDIDGEALAACILNKLRGQVQVCAVKAPGFGDNRKNTLGDIAILSGGTVFTEELDLKPENATIQHLGSCDSVSITKEDTVILNGNGPKENIETRIEQIKNSIDLTTTNSYEKEKLQERLAKLSGGVAVIRVGGSSEVEVGEKKDRYDDALNATRAAVEEGILPGGGTALLKASRVLDEVATENFDQKLGVDIIRKAISRPARKIIENAGEEGSVIVGKIIDEYGQDFTKGYNAAKGEYTDMLAAGIIDPFKVVRSGLVDAAGVASLLATTEVAIVDAPKPAGAAPAMPGGMPGMPGMM, encoded by the coding sequence ATGTTGAGAAGTACCGTAAAGCCAGGCAATTTGACCTTGAAGAGAAGCACTCAATTGTTGAGTCGTCGTCTATATTCTTCGCACAAAGAATTAAAGTTTGGTGTTGAAGGTAGAGCTGCCTTGTTAAAGGGTGTTGAAACTCTAGCGGAAGCTGTTTCTGCCACTTTGGGTCCAAAAGGTAGAAACGTTTTGATTGAGCAACCATTTGGCGCTCCAAAGATCACCAAGGATGGTGTTACTGTTGCTAGAGCCATTACTTTGGAAGATAAGTTCGAAAACATGGGTGCTAAGCTTTTACAAGAAGTTGCTTCCAAGACAAACGAAGCTGCCGGTGACGGTACCACTTCTGCCACTGTCTTAGGTAAGGCCATTTTCACTGAATCCGTTAAGAATGTTGCAGCTGGTTGTAACCCAATGGATTTGAGAAGAGGTACTCAAGCTGCTGTCGAAAAAGTAATTCAATACTTGTCagagaacaagaaagaaatcaCCACTTCTGCTGAAATCGCTCAAGTGGCAACTATTTCTGCCAACGGGGATGCTCACGTTGGTAAGTTGTTGGCTTCAGCCATGGAAAAAGTTGGTAAGGAAGGTGTCATCACTATCAGAGAGGGTAGAACCTTGGAAGATGAATTGGAAGTCACTGAAGGTATGAGATTCGACCGTGGTTTCATTTCTCCATACTTTATTACCGACGCTAAATCTGGTAAGgtggaatttgaaaaaccTTTGATCTTATTgagtgaaaagaagatctcCTCAATCCAGGATATCTTGccttctttggaattgtCAAACCAAACCAGAAGACCATTGTTGATCATCGCCGAAGATATTGATGGCGAAGCTTTGGCTGCTTGTATTTTGAACAAGTTGAGAGGTCAAGTTCAAGTTTGTGCCGTTAAAGCTCCAGGTTTCGGTGATAACAGGAAGAACACCTTGGGCGATATTGCCATCTTGTCTGGTGGTACTGTCTTCACTGAAGAATTGGACCTAAAGCCAGAAAACGCTACCATCCAACATTTGGGTTCTTGTGATTCTGTTTCTATTACCAAGGAAGATACCGTTATCTTGAATGGTAACGgtccaaaagaaaacatcgaaaccagaattgaacaaatcaagAACTCTATTGACTTGACCACTACCAACTCTtacgaaaaggaaaagttGCAAGAACGTTTAGCTAAGTTGTCCGGCGGTGTTGCCGTCATTAGAGTCGGTGGTTCTTCCGAAGTCGAAGTCGGCGAAAAGAAGGACCGTTACGATGACGCTTTGAACGCTACAAGAGCTGCTGTCGAAGAAGGTATCTTGCCAGGTGGTGGTACTGCTTTGCTAAAGGCTTCTAGAGTCTTGGACGAAGTCGCAACAGAAAACTTTGACCAAAAGTTGGGTGTTGACATCATCAGAAAGGCCATTTCCAGACCAGCTAGAAAGATCATCGAGAACGCTGGTGAAGAAGGCTCCGTTATCGTCGGTAAGATTATCGATGAATACGGCCAAGACTTTACCAAGGGTTACAATGCAGCCAAGGGTGAATACACCGACATGTTGGCTGCTGGTATTATCGATCCATTCAAGGTTGTCAGAAGCGGTCTAGTAGACGCTGCTGGTGTTGCTTCTCTATTGGCTACCACTGAAGTTGCTATCGTTGATGCTCCAAAGCCAGCTGGTGCTGCTCCAGCTATGCCAGGTGGTATGCCAGGTATGCCAGGCATGATGTAA